From Miscanthus floridulus cultivar M001 chromosome 15, ASM1932011v1, whole genome shotgun sequence, the proteins below share one genomic window:
- the LOC136506456 gene encoding pentatricopeptide repeat-containing protein At4g13650-like, producing MKPAGAGPWTLLRLRPAIASTAARTPSVFSALASCSTAAAATTLAADPFAIADALSAAAVSPSMSAGSRLHASAIKLGVSADTFTANHLLIYYAKRGHLASALDVFDEAPRRNLVTWTAMVSAATRGGAPDLGLGLFSSMVRSGFCPNEFALASALGACCQSVVVADVKLGCSLHSLAVKAGLDGNPYVGSSLMLVYAKHGRVAAAEQVFAGIAPASRDVACWNAMLEGYVANGHGYDVMRAAVLMHRSGIASDMFTYISAVKASSITCDLNFGRQVHGLVIHSMFQFNTSVMNTLMDMYFKAGQKETAIDIFGKIRCKDIVSWNTMISGLAHDDDERAAADCFVNMSRYGCRPNQVTFSVMLRLSGAKESASLGLQIFGLAYRHGYSDNVLVANAVINMLSQCGLLSCAYGFFCNLGVRNVVTWNEMIAGCGLHGCSEDAMRLFRSMVCFGATPDEFTYPAVLSAFQQDHDARNHEQIHASVLKQGLASCQFVSSSLIKAKVALGSVLDPLKIIEDTGKMDLVSWGVTISAFVKHDLDKEALFVFNLFRVDCPEKSDEFILGTILNACANAALIRQCRCIHSLVVRTGHSKHFCVSSALVDAYAKCGDITAAKSAFTEVSSVTKDAILYNTMLTAYANHGLIHEILNLYQDMTHLQLAPTPATFVAVISACSHLGLVEQGKLLFSSMLSAHGMNPTRANYTCLIDLLARKGLLKEAKGVIEAMPLQPWPAVWRSLMNGCRIHGNKELSLLAAEQILRMVPNSDGAYVSLSHVYAEDGDWQSAEDARRKMAENQVQKAQGYSSVEI from the coding sequence ATGAAACCCGCAGGAGCAGGACCATGGACGCTGCTCCGCCTCCGCCCCGCCATTGCCTCCACCGCCGCGAGAACACCCTCCGTGTTCTCCGCACTCGCCAGCTGCagcaccgccgctgccgccaccacTCTCGCCGCGGACCCCTTCGCCATCGCGGACGccctctccgccgccgccgtgtcGCCGTCCATGTCCGCGGGGTCAAGACTCCACGCGTCCGCCATAAAGCTCGGCGTGTCCGCCGACACCTTCACCGCGAACCACCTCCTCATCTACTACGCCAAGCGTGGGCACCTCGCCAGCGCGCTGGACGTGTTCGACGAAGCGCCGCGCCGCAACCTCGTCACCTGGACAGCCATGGTGTCCGCCGCGACGCGGGGCGGCGCGCCTGACCTGGGGCTCGGGCTCTTCTCCTCCATGGTCAGGAGTGGGTTCTGCCCCAACGAGTTTGCTCTCGCCAGCGCGCTCGGCGCTTGCTGCCAGTCCGTGGTGGTGGCGGATGTGAAGCTCGGGTGTTCCCTTCATAGCCTCGCCGTCAAAGCTGGCCTGGATGGAAATCCTTACGTGgggagctcactgatgctggtgtATGCCAAGCACGGGCGTGTTGCTGCTGCGGAGCAAGTGTTTGCAGGCATAGCCCCTGCTTCCAGAGACGTGGCGTGCTGGAATGCGATGCTGGAGGGCTACGTCGCCAATGGCCATGGGTATGATGTGATGAGGGCAGCGGTCCTGATGCACCGTTCTGGAATAGCATCCGACATGTTCACCTACATTTCGGCAGTGAAGGCTTCTTCGATCACCTGTGACTTGAATTTCGGGCGGCAGGTTCATGGCCTTGTCATCCACAGCATGTTTCAGTTCAACACCTCAGTGATGAACACACTTATGGATATGTATTTCAAAGCAGGACAGAAGGAAACTGCCATTGATATCTTTGGTAAGATTCGGTGCAAGGATATTGTTTCTTGGAACACAATGATATCAGGCCTCGCACACGATGACGACGAGAGGGCAGCTGCGGACTGCTTTGTCAACATGTCACGGTATGGTTGCAGACCTAATCAAGTTACGTTCTCTGTCATGCTGAGGCTGAGTGGCGCTAAAGAGAGCGCCTCCCTCGGTCTTCAGATCTTTGGACTTGCCTACCGCCATGGCTACTCTGACAACGTTCTTGTAGCGAATGCAGTCAtcaacatgctctcacagtgtgGGCTGCTCAGCTGTGCTTATGGCTTCTTCTGTAATCTCGGCGTCAGAAACGTTGTGACATGGAACGAGATGATTGCTGGCTGTGGTCTGCACGGCTGTTCTGAAGATGCGATGAGGCTCTTCCGTAGCATGGTTTGCTTCGGGGCAACACCGGATGAGTTCACCTATCCAGCTGTTCTGTCTGCCTTCCAACAAGATCATGATGCAAGGAACCATGAGCAAATCCACGCAAGTGTTCTGAAACAGGGGTTGGCTTCATGCCAGTTCGTGTCGTCCTCACTTATCAAAGCAAAAGTAGCCCTTGGCTCAGTTCTAGATCCACTGAAAATCATCGAGGATACTGGCAAGATGGATTTAGTGTCATGGGGAGTCACCATCTCTGCATTCGTGAAGCATGACTTGGATAAAGAGGCCCTTTTTGTTTTCAACTTGTTCAGAGTTGACTGCCCAGagaagtctgatgagttcatccTCGGTACCATCCTGAATGCCTGTGCAAACGCTGCATTGATTAGGCAGTGCAGATGCATCCATTCGCTCGTTGTCAGGACAGGGCACAGCAAGCACTTCTGTGTGTCCAGTGCTTTGGTTGATGCCTATGCAAAATGCGGTGACATTACTGCTGCCAAAAGCGCTTTCACTGAAGTTTCATCGGTGACCAAGGATGCCATACTGTACAACACCATGCTGACAGCTTATGCCAACCACGGTCTGATCCATGAAATCCTCAACCTCTACCAAGATATGACACACCTTCAATTGGCTCCAACACCAGCTACGTTCGTTGCTGTCATCTCAGCTTGCAgccatcttgggctagtcgagcaGGGGAAGCTTCTGTTCAGCTCCATGCTGTCTGCGCACGGCATGAATCCGACAAGGGCCAATTACACATGCCTAATTGACCTCCTGGCACGAAAAGGGCTCCTCAAAGAAGCCAAAGGCGTTATCGAGGCAATGCCGCTCCAACCATGGCCTGCAGTATGGAGGTCATTGATGAACGGTTGCCGGATCCATGGGAACAAAGAACTGAGTCTGCTTGCAGCAGAACAGATCCTGAGAATGGTGCCAAACAGTGATGGCGCGTATGTGTCGCTGTCACATGTCTATGCTGAAGATGGAGATTGGCAGTCTGCAGAGGACGCTAGGAGGAAGATGGCTGAGAATCAAGTGCAGAAAGCGCAAGGTTACAGCAGTGTTGAGATTTAG